A single Primulina eburnea isolate SZY01 chromosome 11, ASM2296580v1, whole genome shotgun sequence DNA region contains:
- the LOC140806150 gene encoding protein NRT1/ PTR FAMILY 8.1-like encodes MGEEYMHTNDGTLDIHKRPANKEKTGNWKACRFILLTECCERLAYYGMGTNLVNYLELRLNQGNATASNTVTNWSGTCYITPLIGAFLADSYLGRYWTIATFSTIYVLGMTLLTISASVHGLKPECDENACHPTSSQTAIFFVALYLIALGTGGIKPCVSSFGADQFDESDENEKKKKSSFFNWFYMSINVGALIAASVLVWIQMNVGWSWGFGIPAVSMAIAVAFFFFGSHLYRIQVPGGSPLTRIAQVLVASLRKAHVKVPLDRSLLYETVDMESKIQGSRKLEHTEKFRFFDKAAVETETDDSKGEGQPWKLCTVTQVEEFKSVIRLLPIWASGIVFSTVYSQMSTMFVLQGNTMDQSIGPNFKIPSASLSLFDTLSVIFWTLVYDLVIIPKARKFTGNERGFTQLQRMGIGLVISIFAMIVAGALEVARLDYVRRNNYYDLKTIPMSIFWQVPQYFLVGCAEVFTFIGQLEFFYDQAPDAMRSLCSALSLTTNALGNYLSTLLVIIVTKLTASNGRLGWIPDNLNRGRLDYFYWLLAILSSINFFVYLLIANWYTYKKVARKL; translated from the exons ATGGGAGAAGAGTATATGCATACAAATGACGGGACTTTGGATATCCACAAAAGACCAGCTAATAAGGAGAAAACTGGAAACTGGAAAGCATGCCGCTTCATCCTCT TAACTGAGTGTTGCGAGAGATTGGCATACTATGGAATGGGCACTAATTTGGTAAACTATCTAGAGCTACGTCTTAACCAAGGGAACGCAACTGCATCGAACACTGTCACAAATTGGTCAGGAACCTGCTACATAACTCCACTTATTGGTGCTTTCTTGGCTGATTCATACCTGGGAAGATATTGGACCATTGCGACTTTCTCTACAATCTACGTTCTT GGAATGACACTTTTGACGATATCTGCTTCGGTTCATGGGCTAAAGCCAGAATGTGATGAGAATGCTTGCCATCCTACGTCGTCACAAACCGCCATCTTCTTTGTGGCTCTATACTTGATTGCTCTTGGAACAGGTGGAATCAAACCCTGCGTCTCCTCCTTTGGTGCCGATCAATTTGATGAAAGTGATGAAAacgaaaagaagaagaagagttCTTTCTTTAATTGGTTTTACATGTCGATTAACGTTGGTGCTCTTATAGCTGCATCCGTCTTGGTTTGGATACAAATGAACGTGGGCTGGAGTTGGGGGTTCGGGATTCCAGCAGTTTCTATGGCCATTGCAGTTGCATTTTTTTTCTTTGGAAGCCATTTGTATCGGATACAAGTACCAGGAGGGAGTCCCCTAACAAGAATTGCTCAGGTTTTGGTTGCATCCTTGAGAAAAGCCCACGTAAAAGTTCCCTTGGACAGGTCTCTTCTTTATGAGACAGTCGATATGGAATCTAAAATTCAGGGCAGCCGCAAACTTGAGCACACCGAGAAGTTCAG GTTCTTTGATAAGGCAGCAGTGGAGACTGAAACCGATGATTCGAAAGGGGAAGGGCAACCATGGAAACTCTGTACGGTGACTCAGGTCGAAGAGTTTAAATCTGTAATCCGCCTACTCCCAATTTGGGCTTCTGGAATCGTTTTCTCTACCGTCTACAGTCAAATGAGCACAATGTTTGTTCTACAAGGTAACACCATGGATCAAAGCATCGGACCAAACTTCAAGATTCCATCAGCTTCCCTGTCGCTTTTTGATACATTAAGTGTAATATTCTGGACACTTGTGTATGACTTGGTAATCATTCCAAAGGCAAGAAAATTCACTGGAAATGAGAGGGGATTCACACAGCTCCAAAGAATGGGAATCGGGCTAGTCATCTCGATTTTTGCTATGATTGTTGCCGGTGCACTCGAGGTTGCTCGGCTTGATTATGTTAGAAGAAACAATTACTATGATCTCAAGACCATTCCCATGTCGATCTTTTGGCAAGTCCCACAGTACTTTCTTGTTGGATGCGCAGAAGTTTTCACATTTATCGGACAACTCGAGTTCTTTTACGACCAAGCGCCTGATGCCATGAGAAGCTTGTGCTCCGCGCTATCACTCACAACTAATGCATTGGGCAATTATCTAAGCACGTTGCTGGTAATAATCGTGACAAAATTGACGGCTAGCAATGGCAGGCTTGGCTGGATTCCTGATAACTTGAATAGAGGTCGTCTCGACTACTTTTACTGGCTCCTAGCCATTCTCAGCTCCATCAATTTCTTTGTTTACCTGTTGATTGCAAACTGGTACACTTACAAGAAAGTTGCAAGAAAATTGTAA